In Paenibacillus sp. FSL R7-0345, a single window of DNA contains:
- a CDS encoding ion channel — MSWWMWTLNAAVIILLSLLFYRLRRKWVGKAVLLIPVLIYALISAEDLLGWIELGSIVPGDRGLRGLILLFVPASVLFYILFIFHEIKESNNKEVRLQQTLVRISIAAFTCILFFTIVYTSIYKLFGQSSFMGKGLGEDLLSQLITFLYFSVATFTTVGYGDVAPIDNTSRLVVIMQISFSFITVAYALSMLGLFRKILGANTEDEIEAEIDVKIEHAESDCQEQKSGVRSAKKSDQAAAAEDNLSTK, encoded by the coding sequence ATGAGCTGGTGGATGTGGACCCTTAACGCTGCTGTGATTATACTGCTGTCCCTGCTGTTTTACCGGCTCAGAAGGAAATGGGTGGGGAAGGCGGTTCTGCTCATTCCGGTGCTGATTTACGCGCTGATTTCGGCCGAGGACCTGCTGGGCTGGATTGAGCTTGGTTCGATTGTGCCGGGCGACCGAGGGCTGCGGGGGCTGATCCTGCTGTTTGTGCCGGCTTCGGTGCTGTTCTATATCCTGTTTATTTTTCATGAAATCAAGGAATCCAACAACAAGGAGGTCAGGCTGCAGCAGACCCTGGTCCGCATCAGTATCGCCGCCTTTACCTGCATTCTTTTCTTTACGATTGTATATACATCCATTTATAAGCTGTTTGGACAATCTTCCTTTATGGGAAAAGGGCTCGGAGAGGATCTGCTCAGCCAGCTGATTACCTTTCTGTATTTTAGCGTTGCTACATTTACGACTGTGGGCTACGGGGATGTGGCACCTATTGATAATACGTCACGGCTCGTTGTCATTATGCAGATCAGCTTCAGCTTCATCACTGTGGCCTATGCCTTATCCATGCTGGGTTTGTTCCGTAAAATTCTCGGGGCCAATACGGAGGATGAGATTGAAGCTGAGATTGATGTGAAAATTGAGCATGCCGAGTCAGATTGTCAGGAACAGAAATCCGGTGTGAGATCTGCAAAAAAATCAGATCAGGCTGCAGCTGCAGAAGACAATTTATCTACAAAATAG
- a CDS encoding DUF3891 family protein, with the protein MTLICREQDGAIVMVKQNEHGRLAGELAVWFKEEQVPESLRRDEVLWAIASHDRGWIDLDETPFWNDAEDAPYSFIDFPVVPKLTFYRRGLDEIEAVSAYGALLCSLHFERLIEVSGEENPELDKYQKDEAERRARIHRELEQRNVPIGEDELFYDARLLQFCDDLSLYMALNRPGSPKSEEHPWWKDGFSGSEDFKFTSGRVITAEWKNESALMLEPFPFTREVECVYKLRKVSRQEIADKGIARAYHEAPEEECRIMVIARPEEESAAAGNAENATAGSESL; encoded by the coding sequence ATGACGTTGATTTGTCGTGAGCAGGATGGGGCAATTGTGATGGTTAAGCAGAATGAGCACGGGCGGCTGGCCGGTGAGCTTGCGGTATGGTTCAAGGAGGAGCAGGTTCCGGAATCGCTACGCCGGGATGAGGTGCTGTGGGCAATCGCGAGCCATGACCGGGGCTGGATTGATCTGGATGAGACGCCGTTCTGGAATGATGCGGAGGATGCGCCCTACAGCTTTATTGATTTTCCTGTTGTGCCCAAGCTGACCTTTTACCGGCGCGGGCTTGATGAGATTGAAGCGGTGTCAGCCTATGGGGCGCTGCTGTGCAGCCTGCATTTTGAACGGCTGATCGAAGTGTCCGGTGAGGAAAATCCGGAGCTGGACAAGTATCAGAAGGATGAGGCGGAGCGCAGGGCCCGTATTCACCGGGAGCTTGAGCAGCGGAATGTGCCGATTGGCGAAGATGAGCTGTTCTATGATGCCAGGCTGCTGCAGTTCTGCGATGATCTGTCGCTGTATATGGCGCTTAACAGGCCGGGCAGCCCTAAATCCGAGGAGCATCCCTGGTGGAAGGACGGGTTCTCGGGCAGCGAGGATTTCAAGTTCACTTCAGGCCGGGTAATTACTGCGGAGTGGAAGAATGAATCGGCGCTGATGCTTGAACCGTTCCCTTTCACCCGCGAGGTAGAGTGCGTATATAAGCTGCGCAAGGTCAGCCGTCAGGAGATTGCAGACAAGGGAATTGCCCGCGCCTACCATGAGGCACCGGAGGAAGAATGCCGGATTATGGTGATTGCACGGCCGGAGGAAGAGTCTGCTGCTGCGGGGAATGCTGAAAATGCAACCGCGGGCAGTGAATCATTGTAA
- a CDS encoding succinate dehydrogenase cytochrome b558 subunit: protein MRGFYSRKIHSLLGVIPLGFFFIEHMMTNFAAVEGGASGFTDSVLWLNSLPLVFFLELFGIWLPLLYHGVYGLYIAYQSKPNLNRFNLERNWRYTLQRISGVITFVFIVWHMFETRFQVAVGNVEHEELGGVMHEIATQPLMLAIYVIAIIAACFHFSNGLWSFLISWGITVGPRSQRVSSILCLGLFVIVTFMFLISLFTFRDSEFQTAASAAQHLRTLL, encoded by the coding sequence ATGAGAGGATTTTATTCCAGAAAGATTCATTCCTTGCTCGGCGTTATCCCGCTCGGATTCTTCTTCATCGAACACATGATGACGAATTTCGCGGCAGTAGAGGGTGGCGCTTCAGGTTTCACCGACAGTGTGCTATGGCTGAACAGCCTGCCGCTTGTCTTCTTCCTGGAATTGTTCGGGATCTGGCTTCCACTGCTGTATCACGGGGTCTACGGGCTGTACATCGCTTACCAGTCCAAGCCGAACCTGAACCGTTTTAACCTGGAAAGAAACTGGCGTTATACCCTGCAACGGATCAGTGGCGTCATTACCTTTGTCTTCATTGTCTGGCATATGTTCGAGACGCGTTTTCAGGTTGCCGTAGGCAATGTTGAACACGAGGAGCTCGGCGGGGTCATGCATGAAATTGCCACCCAGCCGCTGATGCTGGCGATTTATGTGATCGCTATCATTGCAGCCTGCTTCCACTTCTCCAACGGCCTCTGGTCCTTCCTCATCAGCTGGGGAATTACCGTTGGTCCACGCTCGCAAAGAGTGTCCTCTATACTCTGTCTTGGTCTTTTTGTCATCGTAACCTTTATGTTCCTGATCTCGCTGTTCACCTTCCGTGACAGTGAATTCCAGACCGCGGCCAGTGCCGCACAGCATCTCCGCACGCTGCTCTAG
- a CDS encoding metallophosphoesterase has translation MNRDLSGASPKRGNDPEPVKAGRRKITRRQFLARGTATLFGAGLLTGGYVWQGEPGWLEVTELELPLAQLPSAFSGTRLVHFSDVHLGFNKDAGDVKRLVKHIKEAKPDLICFTGDIVDSEAEDLTDSVSLLAELTAPLGKYAIFGNHDYKNTELLTRLLQAAGFVVLRNQSYVISQGGARIGIAGLEDMLKGTPDPEAALKDIPEDMFTVLMMHEPDYADTAEGYPFNLQLSGHSHGGQIRLPFIGAPYTPYGSLKYISGLYYTAAKAMPVYVNRGFGETYMPFRMLCRPELTVLTLRRA, from the coding sequence ATGAATAGAGACTTGTCCGGGGCTTCTCCCAAACGTGGTAATGATCCGGAACCTGTCAAGGCCGGCCGCCGCAAAATCACCCGCCGCCAGTTCCTGGCCCGGGGAACCGCAACGCTGTTCGGGGCAGGGCTGCTCACTGGCGGATATGTCTGGCAGGGGGAGCCGGGCTGGCTTGAGGTTACGGAGCTGGAGCTGCCGCTGGCGCAGCTTCCCTCCGCTTTTTCGGGTACCCGGCTGGTGCATTTCAGCGATGTCCATCTGGGTTTCAATAAAGATGCCGGGGATGTGAAGCGGCTGGTGAAGCATATTAAGGAGGCCAAGCCGGATCTGATCTGCTTCACCGGCGATATTGTGGACAGTGAGGCCGAGGATCTGACCGATTCAGTGTCTCTGCTGGCTGAATTGACTGCTCCGCTGGGTAAATACGCGATTTTTGGCAATCATGATTATAAAAATACCGAGCTGCTCACCCGTCTGCTGCAGGCTGCCGGTTTTGTTGTCCTCAGGAATCAGTCCTATGTGATCAGCCAGGGCGGAGCGAGGATCGGGATTGCGGGACTTGAGGATATGCTTAAGGGCACTCCGGATCCTGAAGCTGCGCTCAAGGACATTCCGGAGGATATGTTCACTGTCCTGATGATGCATGAGCCGGATTATGCCGACACGGCAGAGGGTTACCCCTTTAACCTGCAGCTGTCGGGACACAGCCATGGCGGGCAGATCCGCCTGCCGTTCATAGGAGCGCCATATACGCCTTACGGTTCGCTTAAATACATAAGCGGTTTATACTACACCGCAGCAAAAGCAATGCCGGTTTACGTGAACAGAGGCTTCGGCGAAACCTATATGCCATTTCGGATGCTGTGCAGGCCGGAGCTGACCGTACTCACCCTGCGCCGGGCTTAG
- the sdhA gene encoding succinate dehydrogenase flavoprotein subunit, with amino-acid sequence MASADIIIVGGGLAGLMATIKAAESGAHVHLFSLVPVKRSHSVCAQGGINGAVNTKGEGDSPWEHFDDTVYGGDFLANQPPVKAMCEAAPGIIHLMDRMGVMFNRTPEGLLDFRRFGGTKRHRTAFAGATTGQQLLYALDEQVRRWEAEGLVTKSENWEFLSVILDDAGVCRGISAQNLKTMEIQTFPSDAVILASGGPGIIFGKTTNSVINTGTAASAVYQQGVHYANGEFIQIHPTAIPGDDKLRLMSESARGEGGRIWTYKDGKPWYFLEEKYPSYGNLVPRDIATREIFNVCVDQGLGINGENMVYLDLSHKDPKELDVKLGGIIEIYEKFMGDDPRKIPMKIFPAVHYSMGGMWVDYNQMTNIPGLFAAGECEYQYHGANRLGANSLVSAIYGGMVSGPKAVEYIKGLKKSVQDIPSTVFDSFHKQQLGKYESLLKMSGTENAYVIHKELGEWMTANMTVVRENKRLEATIGKIKELKERYGNINMSDTSRWNNQGVAFTRQLWNMLELAEAMTLGALLRNESRGAHYKPEFPNRNDEEFLKTTKATWTADGPQISYEAVDVSLIPPRVRDYSKD; translated from the coding sequence ATGGCATCAGCCGATATCATTATCGTGGGCGGCGGGCTGGCTGGCCTGATGGCTACCATCAAGGCGGCGGAATCCGGCGCACATGTTCATCTATTCTCTCTGGTTCCGGTCAAAAGATCACATTCAGTCTGCGCACAAGGCGGTATTAACGGAGCTGTAAATACGAAGGGCGAGGGCGACTCGCCCTGGGAACATTTTGACGATACCGTCTACGGCGGTGACTTCCTGGCAAACCAGCCTCCGGTCAAGGCGATGTGTGAGGCGGCGCCGGGTATCATCCACCTGATGGACCGGATGGGCGTTATGTTCAACCGGACGCCGGAGGGTCTGCTCGACTTCCGCCGGTTCGGCGGAACAAAGCGTCACCGGACGGCTTTTGCCGGGGCGACCACCGGCCAGCAGCTGCTGTATGCGCTCGATGAGCAGGTACGGCGCTGGGAGGCAGAGGGGCTCGTAACCAAGAGCGAGAACTGGGAGTTCCTCTCGGTTATTCTTGACGATGCGGGCGTATGCCGCGGCATCAGTGCCCAGAATCTGAAGACAATGGAGATTCAGACCTTCCCGTCTGATGCCGTCATTCTGGCGAGCGGCGGCCCGGGGATTATTTTTGGCAAAACAACCAATTCGGTTATCAATACAGGAACAGCTGCCAGTGCGGTATACCAGCAGGGTGTGCATTATGCTAACGGTGAGTTCATTCAGATTCACCCTACAGCGATTCCCGGCGATGACAAGCTGCGGCTGATGTCGGAATCAGCGCGCGGCGAAGGCGGGCGCATCTGGACGTACAAGGACGGCAAGCCGTGGTACTTCCTGGAGGAGAAATATCCGTCTTACGGAAACCTGGTGCCGCGCGATATTGCGACCCGTGAGATTTTTAATGTGTGTGTGGATCAGGGCCTGGGTATTAACGGCGAAAACATGGTCTATCTGGACCTGTCGCACAAGGACCCGAAAGAGCTTGACGTCAAGCTCGGCGGTATTATCGAAATCTATGAAAAATTCATGGGTGATGACCCGCGCAAGATTCCAATGAAGATTTTCCCGGCGGTCCACTACTCCATGGGCGGCATGTGGGTTGACTACAACCAGATGACCAACATTCCGGGACTGTTCGCGGCCGGCGAATGTGAATACCAGTATCACGGTGCGAACCGGCTCGGCGCGAACTCGCTCGTTTCGGCGATCTACGGCGGTATGGTGTCGGGGCCTAAGGCTGTGGAATATATTAAAGGGCTGAAAAAGTCCGTACAGGATATTCCGTCCACTGTGTTCGACAGCTTCCACAAGCAGCAGCTCGGCAAATACGAGTCACTGCTGAAGATGAGCGGCACCGAAAACGCCTATGTAATCCATAAGGAGCTGGGCGAATGGATGACGGCCAATATGACCGTGGTGCGTGAGAACAAGCGGCTTGAGGCGACAATCGGCAAAATCAAAGAGCTCAAGGAGCGCTACGGTAACATTAATATGAGCGACACTTCGCGCTGGAACAACCAGGGCGTAGCCTTCACCCGCCAGCTGTGGAACATGCTGGAGCTGGCTGAGGCGATGACACTGGGGGCGCTGCTGCGTAATGAGAGCCGCGGAGCCCATTACAAGCCGGAATTCCCTAACCGTAACGATGAGGAGTTCCTTAAGACGACCAAAGCGACCTGGACGGCAGACGGCCCGCAGATCTCCTACGAGGCTGTAGATGTGTCGCTGATCCCGCCGCGGGTGCGTGACTATTCGAAGGACTAA
- the sdhB gene encoding succinate dehydrogenase iron-sulfur subunit, which yields MAETAAAPKNVKFIITRQDEPESSPYTEEFELAYRPGMNVISALMEIQRNPVNASGNSTVPVCWDSNCLEEVCGACSMVINGKPRQACAALIDNLEQPVRIEPMKTFPVVRDLVIDRSRMFNALKRVKAWIPIDGTYDLGPGPRMAEKKRQWAYELSKCMTCGVCLEACPNVNEKTDFIGPAAISQVRLFNAHPTGEMNAEDRLETLMEDGGIDGCGNSQNCVRACPKGIPLTTSIAEINKQTTKHMFKRWLGV from the coding sequence ATGGCGGAAACAGCTGCAGCTCCCAAAAACGTGAAATTTATCATTACCCGCCAGGACGAACCGGAGAGCTCGCCCTATACAGAGGAATTTGAGCTGGCTTACCGGCCGGGCATGAACGTAATCAGCGCTTTGATGGAAATCCAGCGTAATCCGGTTAACGCAAGCGGCAACAGCACGGTTCCGGTCTGCTGGGACTCCAACTGTCTGGAGGAAGTGTGCGGGGCCTGCTCGATGGTAATCAACGGCAAGCCGCGCCAGGCGTGTGCTGCCCTGATCGACAATCTGGAGCAGCCGGTGCGGATTGAGCCGATGAAGACCTTTCCGGTGGTGCGCGACCTTGTTATCGACCGCAGCCGGATGTTCAATGCGCTTAAGCGGGTCAAGGCCTGGATTCCAATTGACGGAACTTATGATCTGGGTCCGGGACCGCGGATGGCCGAGAAAAAACGCCAGTGGGCCTATGAGCTGTCCAAATGCATGACTTGCGGCGTCTGCCTGGAGGCCTGCCCGAACGTCAACGAGAAGACCGACTTCATCGGTCCTGCGGCGATCTCCCAGGTGCGTCTGTTCAACGCCCATCCTACAGGTGAAATGAACGCCGAAGACCGACTGGAGACACTGATGGAGGACGGCGGGATCGACGGCTGCGGTAACTCGCAGAACTGCGTGCGCGCTTGTCCGAAGGGCATTCCGCTGACGACCTCGATTGCCGAGATCAACAAACAGACGACCAAGCATATGTTCAAGCGCTGGCTGGGCGTGTAA
- a CDS encoding LysR family transcriptional regulator, protein MFDDLDIFAAVVEHSSLNRASRQLNLSQPALSRKISKLEERLGVTLFNRFGKRLELTEVGRLTYTYALEQRQQRSKFLEALSKFKEGEPQLVTLGASLTTLQTTLPPLVNAYMEKYPAAELKLITGRTHEIVSSVSEGRSDVGIVASSIQEPGLRCIPLFEDQLRLVVSEHHPLTLSAKLTMDDLSRLPMILFSKGTWYRRMTDELFQRCGIDPDVRMEIDSFEAIVRLLPTIKAAALLPKSYLRPELLNGGGLVSLHIKELEQTQRTTCLIYPSSGGLSTASRCLVQVTEEVFLAGSE, encoded by the coding sequence ATGTTTGATGATTTGGACATCTTTGCCGCGGTTGTGGAGCATTCCAGCCTGAACCGGGCCTCCCGTCAGCTGAATCTGTCCCAGCCTGCCCTCTCCCGCAAAATCTCCAAGCTGGAGGAACGCCTTGGCGTTACCTTGTTTAACCGGTTCGGCAAAAGGCTGGAGCTGACCGAGGTCGGACGCCTTACTTATACTTATGCGCTCGAGCAGCGTCAACAGCGTTCCAAATTCCTTGAGGCCTTATCCAAATTCAAGGAAGGCGAGCCGCAGCTCGTCACCCTGGGGGCCAGCCTTACTACCCTGCAGACGACGCTGCCGCCGCTTGTGAACGCCTACATGGAGAAATATCCGGCTGCCGAGCTGAAGCTGATCACCGGCCGGACACATGAGATTGTCTCCTCAGTCAGCGAAGGCCGGAGCGATGTCGGCATTGTCGCCTCCTCGATCCAGGAGCCCGGTCTGCGCTGTATTCCGCTGTTTGAAGACCAGCTCCGGCTGGTCGTCTCCGAGCACCATCCGCTGACCCTGAGCGCAAAGCTGACCATGGATGACCTCAGCCGGCTGCCGATGATTCTCTTCTCCAAAGGTACCTGGTACCGCCGCATGACTGACGAGCTGTTCCAGCGCTGCGGCATCGACCCCGACGTGCGGATGGAGATCGACTCCTTCGAGGCGATCGTCCGGCTGCTGCCGACGATCAAAGCCGCTGCGCTGCTGCCGAAGTCCTACCTGCGCCCGGAGCTGCTGAACGGCGGCGGACTGGTCTCCCTGCACATCAAGGAGCTGGAGCAGACCCAGCGCACCACCTGCCTGATTTATCCAAGCAGCGGCGGCCTGAGCACAGCATCCCGCTGTCTTGTACAGGTTACGGAGGAAGTGTTCCTGGCAGGCAGCGAATAA
- a CDS encoding GNAT family N-acetyltransferase: MITHETVSFTARQGTSVELRPMLPAEAGRLRTLLSHPEVQPHIVMRCGAGSQQAVLDKLAHRMIHAYDPCALHAGIYAKGGPELIGTVSLQNWNRHEGKAVLGYMLHPDWWGAGFTTEAVGLMLDYAVRELGLLKVEGRCRGSNLRSERVMLKNGLTPERILPVADGSGDVIKVFSIVTQLK, from the coding sequence ATGATTACTCATGAAACAGTATCATTCACCGCCCGGCAAGGAACTTCAGTTGAACTGAGGCCGATGCTGCCCGCTGAGGCCGGCAGGCTAAGGACCCTTCTCTCGCATCCGGAGGTTCAGCCGCATATTGTGATGCGGTGCGGAGCCGGATCACAGCAGGCGGTCCTGGATAAACTGGCGCACAGAATGATCCATGCCTACGATCCCTGTGCACTGCATGCCGGCATCTATGCCAAAGGCGGGCCGGAGCTGATCGGGACGGTGTCGCTGCAGAACTGGAACCGGCATGAAGGCAAGGCAGTGTTAGGTTACATGCTCCATCCGGACTGGTGGGGGGCAGGCTTCACCACAGAGGCGGTCGGGCTGATGCTGGACTACGCAGTACGGGAACTGGGCCTGCTTAAAGTGGAGGGCCGCTGCCGGGGCAGCAACCTTAGAAGCGAGCGGGTTATGCTCAAAAACGGGCTGACACCGGAGCGGATTCTGCCGGTGGCTGACGGCTCGGGTGATGTCATAAAAGTGTTCAGCATTGTTACACAATTGAAATAA
- the ltrA gene encoding group II intron reverse transcriptase/maturase, whose product MKAEYRKGYPQRDSVEREEYAGVRSAGIRERRERGGAMDLLERILDRDNLNRAYKQVRRNHGAPGIDGMTVEEALPWLQEHKDELLQSIREGRYKPSPVRRKEIPKPDGSGVRKLGIPTVIDRVIQQAIAQQLQPLFEPLFADGSYGYRPGRSAQQAIRKVKDYTQQGYSHAVEIDLSKYFDTLNHELLMNLLRKQIPDHRVTDLIKKYLKSGVMKNGVHCKTEEGSPQGGPLSPLLANVYLNEFDQEMSSRGVNVIRYADDIVVLAKSKRAATRLLESCRKYLENKLKLQMNTEKSKVVSVVARKHFKFLGFALGKNRDGAYIRAHSQSLAKAKKKLKELTSRSQGRKVREVMEKVKVYIRGWIGYFYVADIKRILQSWSQWLRRRLRMYIWKQWKKPKTKVQNLRKLGIPEWQAYQWGNSRLGYWRVAGSPVLSRTITNEKLAQAGYYDFPAQYEHLRKLHLSG is encoded by the coding sequence ATGAAAGCAGAATACCGAAAGGGCTACCCGCAAAGGGATAGCGTGGAACGCGAAGAGTATGCGGGAGTGCGGAGTGCCGGCATTCGGGAACGTAGAGAAAGAGGCGGTGCAATGGACCTGCTCGAGCGGATTCTGGACAGAGACAATCTGAACAGAGCCTACAAGCAGGTCAGACGCAACCATGGCGCGCCAGGAATCGACGGAATGACCGTCGAAGAGGCGCTGCCCTGGCTGCAGGAACACAAGGACGAGCTTTTGCAAAGCATCCGGGAGGGCCGGTACAAGCCTAGCCCGGTACGGCGCAAAGAAATCCCCAAACCAGATGGAAGTGGAGTGCGGAAGCTTGGCATCCCTACGGTGATAGACCGCGTGATTCAACAGGCGATTGCCCAGCAGCTCCAGCCCTTGTTTGAGCCGCTCTTCGCAGACGGAAGTTACGGCTACCGCCCCGGGCGGAGTGCGCAGCAAGCCATCCGCAAGGTGAAAGATTACACACAGCAAGGCTATAGCCACGCCGTAGAAATCGACCTCTCCAAATACTTCGACACCCTGAATCACGAACTGCTGATGAATCTGCTACGGAAGCAAATCCCGGATCACCGAGTAACCGACCTCATTAAGAAATATCTGAAAAGCGGGGTTATGAAGAACGGGGTGCACTGCAAAACGGAGGAAGGTTCCCCGCAAGGAGGCCCGCTATCTCCACTACTGGCGAATGTTTACCTGAACGAGTTCGACCAGGAAATGAGCAGCCGTGGAGTAAACGTGATTCGGTATGCAGATGACATCGTGGTACTAGCGAAAAGCAAACGGGCAGCGACGCGGCTTCTGGAATCCTGCCGGAAGTACCTGGAGAACAAACTAAAACTCCAGATGAATACGGAGAAGAGTAAGGTCGTGAGCGTAGTGGCGCGGAAGCATTTCAAGTTTCTTGGCTTTGCCTTGGGGAAGAACAGGGATGGGGCATATATCCGGGCCCATAGTCAATCTCTCGCCAAAGCAAAGAAGAAATTGAAAGAACTGACGAGTCGCAGTCAGGGCAGGAAGGTCAGGGAAGTGATGGAGAAGGTGAAAGTCTACATTCGAGGCTGGATTGGCTACTTTTATGTAGCCGATATAAAGCGAATTTTGCAAAGCTGGAGTCAATGGCTGCGTAGAAGACTGCGGATGTATATCTGGAAGCAGTGGAAAAAGCCCAAAACAAAGGTACAAAACCTACGGAAACTGGGAATACCGGAGTGGCAGGCCTACCAATGGGGGAACTCCCGCCTGGGTTACTGGCGAGTAGCCGGAAGCCCGGTACTGTCCCGTACGATAACAAATGAAAAGCTCGCACAGGCCGGGTATTATGACTTCCCGGCACAGTACGAGCATTTACGAAAATTGCACTTAAGCGGTTGA
- a CDS encoding NADPH-dependent oxidoreductase, which produces MLNTLNNHRSFRKYADKPVEPEKLRMIIEAAQAAPSWVNGQQVTIISVQNKERREKFAALSGNQKHVAEAPVFLVFCMDFYRTKLAGELEGQPFEAAADADALLVGAVDAGIALESAVAAAESLGLGIIPIGGIRRNTAEVIELLELPEYVFPVVGLCIGYPGEELPKKPRLPLEAVYHEERYNRDLEGSIRQYNAEFREYLKSVGQTERDWSAVIAHFYALNPQYGDAGRTLPKQGFTGSSLQKG; this is translated from the coding sequence GTGCTGAACACCCTAAACAATCACCGTTCGTTCCGGAAATACGCAGACAAGCCGGTAGAGCCGGAGAAGCTGCGGATGATTATTGAAGCCGCACAGGCAGCCCCTTCCTGGGTTAACGGACAGCAGGTTACGATAATTTCCGTGCAGAACAAAGAGCGCAGGGAGAAGTTCGCAGCGCTGAGCGGAAATCAGAAGCATGTGGCAGAGGCCCCGGTCTTCCTGGTGTTCTGTATGGATTTCTACCGCACCAAGCTGGCCGGCGAGCTGGAAGGCCAGCCGTTTGAGGCAGCGGCGGATGCCGATGCACTGCTGGTTGGTGCGGTCGATGCAGGGATTGCCCTGGAAAGCGCAGTGGCCGCTGCAGAATCGCTCGGGCTTGGCATCATCCCGATCGGCGGCATCCGCCGTAATACCGCGGAGGTTATTGAGCTGCTGGAGCTGCCGGAGTATGTGTTCCCGGTGGTCGGCCTGTGTATCGGTTATCCCGGGGAAGAGCTGCCCAAGAAGCCGCGCCTGCCGCTGGAGGCAGTCTATCATGAAGAGCGCTACAACCGTGACCTCGAAGGCAGCATCCGGCAGTATAATGCGGAATTCCGGGAATATCTGAAGTCCGTTGGACAGACAGAGCGCGACTGGAGCGCGGTTATCGCCCACTTCTATGCGCTGAACCCGCAGTATGGGGATGCCGGGAGGACGCTTCCCAAGCAGGGCTTTACGGGCAGCAGCCTGCAGAAAGGATAA